The sequence below is a genomic window from Thioalkalivibrio sp. ALJ12.
CTGCATCAGCGCGCTGGAAACCATCACCGACGGGGCCCACCGGGCGGGCAAGCCGGTTAGTGTCTGTGGCGAGATGGCGGCCGATCCGGCCGCGGTGATCCTGCTGCTGGGCATGGGAATCGACAGCCTCAGCGTTAGTGTTTCCGCAATCCCACGGGTGAAATGGGTGATCCGCAGCTTCTCCACGGATCGCGCCGAGGCGCTGCTGGCCCAGTGCCGCATGCTGGAGAACGCGGAGCAGATCCGCTCGCTGCTGAACAATGCCCTGGTGCAGGCCGGGCTCGGCGGGCTGGTGCGCGCGGGGAAGAACTGATTCGGTTGCGTCAGGCGGCCTCGCGCCGGCGTTTCCACCAGCCGATCAGTGCGGCCAGCACAAAGATCGCCAGGACGACCCCGATTGCGATCAATGCATCCTCGATGGAGCGGTTGATCACCAGCACCACCACTCCGACCAGGATCGGCACCGGGAATTCGTTGAACCAGCGAAACCAGGTGTGTTCGCGACGGTTCAGATCATCCCGGAAGTCGCGCACGATCCAGCCGCACCAGATGTGGTAAATCACCAGCAGCGCCACCAGCGTCAGCTTGAAGTGCATCCAGGGCTCGTTCAGATACCCCGGGATCAGGGCCAGCATGGCCCCGCCAAACGCGATGGTCAGCACCCCGCCGGGGGTCATGATCCCGTAGAACAGCTTGCGCTCCATGATCTTGAAGCGCTCGTGACCCAGGGCGTCGTCGGTCATCGCGTGATAGACGAACAGCCGCGGCAGATAGAACAGCCCGGCGAACCAGGTGACCATGAAGATCACATGCAGGCTGACCAGCCAGTTGTAGGCTTCCATGCTTCAGGTCTCCCAGGGTGCCGGTGGTGGTTGGCTCAGGACAGCCAGCGTTGCAGGTGGCGTTCGATCTGTTCGAAGTCCGGGTCGCCCAGTTTCTGGTAGACGATGCGGCCGCCGGGCGAGATCACGAAGGTGGTCGGGGTCAGGCGCACGCCTCCGAAGGCCTGCGACATGCCGTCCTCAGCGTCGTGGATCACCTTGTACGGCATCTCGCGGTCCTCGCGCATCGACTCCACCCGGTTGATCGGGTCATAGGAGACGGCGACCGCCAGCAGCTCGAAGCCCTTCTCGGCATAGGTCTCGTGCAGGTGAATCAGCTTCGGGATCTCGCGCACGCAGGATGGGCAGTTGGTGGCCCAGAAGGAGATCATCACCGGGCGCCCCTCGTAATCCGACAGCGAGACCTCCTCGCCATCGAGGGTGGTGGCGGTAAAGTCGGGCGCCGGGCGCATGCCGTCATCGGTCAGCCAGATCGCCAGGGCAACCCCGATCAGGGCCAGGATGAAGATGCCGCCAATGATGGCCTTGCGGTCGATACGAAAGCTGCTCATGGATACAGAGGTTCCCGTTGGGTTCGAATGATTCGCCGGTTTCGACTGGCCTGAGTGGGCCTTCGTTCCGTGCCATGTGGTAACCCGGTATCATGCCGCAGCATGACAGCAACAACCAATAGCAAACCTATCCGCATCGGGGTTGTCGGTGCGACCGGGTAC
It includes:
- a CDS encoding CopD family protein; its protein translation is MEAYNWLVSLHVIFMVTWFAGLFYLPRLFVYHAMTDDALGHERFKIMERKLFYGIMTPGGVLTIAFGGAMLALIPGYLNEPWMHFKLTLVALLVIYHIWCGWIVRDFRDDLNRREHTWFRWFNEFPVPILVGVVVLVINRSIEDALIAIGVVLAIFVLAALIGWWKRRREAA
- a CDS encoding peroxiredoxin, whose protein sequence is MSSFRIDRKAIIGGIFILALIGVALAIWLTDDGMRPAPDFTATTLDGEEVSLSDYEGRPVMISFWATNCPSCVREIPKLIHLHETYAEKGFELLAVAVSYDPINRVESMREDREMPYKVIHDAEDGMSQAFGGVRLTPTTFVISPGGRIVYQKLGDPDFEQIERHLQRWLS